The following are encoded in a window of Variovorax paradoxus genomic DNA:
- a CDS encoding SDR family NAD(P)-dependent oxidoreductase, with amino-acid sequence MSDASNTPHVVITGAAGALGRAVAQHFLEQGARLALVDHHAGRLAEVFPGLDNSQHLLLAGDVTSAPDMAALTGQVLQAFGRVDALVHIAGGFEMGEATHALTRESWDRMMNLNAWSFVAVTQAVLPSMIERRAGRIIAVTAKVAARGLPAMAAYIASKSALQRLVESMAAEAAPHGVNINSVAPSVLDTPANRQAMPDANPAEWVSTTVAAQTIGFLASPGAAALHGQHLTLDA; translated from the coding sequence ATGAGCGATGCAAGCAACACCCCCCATGTCGTGATCACCGGCGCTGCGGGCGCACTGGGCCGGGCCGTGGCCCAGCACTTTCTTGAGCAGGGCGCACGCCTTGCGCTGGTCGACCACCACGCCGGCCGCCTGGCTGAAGTCTTTCCGGGCCTGGACAACTCGCAGCACCTGCTGCTCGCCGGCGACGTGACCTCGGCGCCCGACATGGCCGCGCTCACCGGCCAGGTGCTGCAGGCTTTCGGCCGCGTCGATGCGCTGGTGCACATCGCCGGCGGCTTCGAGATGGGCGAGGCGACGCATGCGCTCACGCGCGAGAGCTGGGACCGGATGATGAACCTCAACGCCTGGTCGTTCGTCGCCGTGACGCAGGCCGTGCTGCCTTCGATGATCGAGCGCCGCGCGGGCCGCATCATCGCGGTGACGGCGAAGGTGGCGGCGCGCGGCCTGCCGGCGATGGCGGCCTACATCGCATCGAAGAGCGCGCTGCAGCGGCTCGTGGAATCGATGGCGGCCGAGGCCGCGCCGCACGGCGTGAACATCAACAGCGTCGCGCCCAGCGTGCTCGATACGCCGGCCAACCGCCAGGCGATGCCCGACGCGAATCCGGCGGAGTGGGTTTCCACGACGGTCGCGGCGCAGACCATCGGCTTCCTGGCGTCGCCGGGCGCCGCGGCGCTGCACGGCCAGCACCTGACGCTCGACGCCTGA
- a CDS encoding alpha/beta hydrolase encodes MKLKNILLSVLGVVIGLVIAGYAAFQWSPWPSALMIRYAFGKGSDAASQSLQKHVPPGIAAVFDQHYDEGDADAYLDVFRPTSADDRPLPTVVWVHGGAWVSGHRRDVANYARVLAGQGYTVVAVGYSIAPGQGYPVPVRQVNTALGYLVRESARLGVDPTRLVLAGDSAGAHIVAQVANAVAVPGYAKAVGVTLTIAREQLRGMLLHCGAYDASQARLDGAFGGFLRTVFWSYSGSKDFQQAPAFETASVRRYVTGAFPPSFITAGNGDPLEGQSRSMAETLVAKGVQVDSLFFPADQTPALPHEYQFNLDDAPGRLALERSLQFLRRVTAP; translated from the coding sequence GTGAAGCTCAAGAACATCCTGCTGTCCGTTCTCGGCGTTGTCATCGGCCTCGTGATCGCGGGCTATGCCGCGTTCCAGTGGAGCCCGTGGCCGTCGGCGCTGATGATTCGCTACGCCTTCGGCAAGGGATCGGACGCCGCATCGCAGTCGCTGCAAAAGCACGTGCCGCCCGGCATCGCGGCGGTGTTCGACCAGCACTACGACGAGGGCGACGCAGATGCCTACCTCGACGTTTTCCGCCCAACCTCCGCGGACGACCGGCCCTTGCCCACCGTGGTGTGGGTGCACGGCGGCGCCTGGGTCTCGGGCCATCGGCGCGACGTGGCCAACTACGCGCGCGTGCTGGCGGGGCAGGGCTACACCGTGGTGGCTGTCGGTTATTCGATCGCGCCTGGGCAGGGCTACCCGGTGCCGGTGCGGCAGGTGAACACGGCGCTGGGCTATCTCGTGCGGGAATCGGCAAGGCTCGGCGTGGACCCGACGCGGCTCGTGCTGGCCGGCGACTCGGCGGGCGCCCACATCGTCGCGCAGGTCGCGAATGCCGTGGCCGTGCCCGGGTACGCGAAAGCGGTCGGCGTCACGCTCACCATCGCGCGCGAGCAGCTGCGCGGCATGCTGCTGCACTGCGGCGCTTACGACGCGTCGCAGGCCAGGCTCGACGGTGCGTTCGGCGGCTTCCTGCGGACCGTGTTCTGGTCGTACAGCGGCAGCAAGGATTTCCAGCAGGCGCCGGCCTTCGAGACCGCGTCGGTGCGCCGCTATGTGACCGGGGCTTTTCCGCCGTCGTTCATCACCGCGGGCAACGGCGATCCGCTCGAAGGGCAGTCTCGGTCGATGGCCGAGACGTTGGTGGCAAAGGGCGTGCAGGTCGACAGCCTGTTCTTCCCCGCCGACCAGACGCCGGCGTTGCCGCACGAGTACCAGTTCAACCTCGACGATGCACCGGGGCGGCTTGCACTGGAGCGCTCGCTGCAGTTTCTTCGGCGCGTCACCGCGCCGTAA
- a CDS encoding DUF2272 domain-containing protein, translating into MSPRPTAHRPTLRRATHTLCAALALIAAPTFASAAVGCLATASHIPPPPRALAMAALARHEHTAFGSQTMDAEGRLTESGYSEAEDTRYPAGALPAWQRVLRYWRAVDPSNERLPSLVRFGAVRAADRALLTEALNQASTARLQGLGVGPDQGLDSSDQRAIETALQRVAVIDTPWSAAFISWVAREAGLGADEFVFSEAHVDYAGAAWQAGIDEAAGRATPQALRACDLMRTSPRPGDLVCHARGARGASLDRFAKIGELLAGRPTGGAALPMHCDVVVNVDDAGFDAVGGNVLQSVTLRRLAFAPGTRLLDPSYLPEGCTTGSAACVDRHMSRQPWSLLLQWR; encoded by the coding sequence ATGTCGCCACGGCCCACCGCTCACAGACCCACGCTGCGTCGCGCCACGCACACGCTGTGCGCGGCCCTGGCGCTGATTGCAGCACCCACCTTCGCATCGGCCGCCGTCGGCTGCCTTGCCACGGCCTCGCACATTCCGCCACCGCCTCGCGCCCTCGCGATGGCGGCGCTGGCCCGGCACGAGCACACCGCCTTCGGCAGCCAGACCATGGACGCCGAAGGCCGGCTCACCGAGTCCGGCTATTCGGAAGCGGAAGACACGCGCTATCCCGCCGGCGCGCTGCCCGCATGGCAACGCGTGCTGCGCTACTGGCGCGCGGTCGATCCGTCGAACGAGCGGCTGCCGTCTCTCGTGCGCTTCGGCGCCGTGCGCGCAGCCGACCGCGCGCTGCTGACCGAGGCGTTGAACCAGGCGAGCACGGCGCGCCTGCAAGGCCTGGGCGTCGGCCCCGACCAGGGGCTGGATTCGTCGGACCAGCGCGCCATCGAAACAGCCCTGCAACGCGTCGCGGTGATCGACACACCCTGGTCCGCCGCGTTCATCAGCTGGGTCGCGCGCGAGGCCGGGCTCGGCGCGGACGAGTTCGTCTTTTCCGAGGCCCACGTCGACTACGCGGGCGCCGCATGGCAGGCCGGCATCGACGAGGCCGCGGGCCGCGCGACACCGCAGGCCCTGCGCGCCTGCGACCTGATGCGCACGTCGCCGCGTCCGGGCGACCTGGTCTGCCACGCACGTGGCGCGCGCGGTGCGTCGCTCGACCGTTTCGCAAAGATCGGCGAGCTGCTCGCCGGTCGCCCCACGGGCGGCGCCGCATTGCCGATGCACTGCGATGTGGTGGTGAACGTGGACGATGCGGGCTTCGACGCCGTCGGCGGCAACGTGCTGCAGTCGGTCACGCTGCGGCGCCTGGCCTTCGCACCCGGCACGCGACTGCTGGACCCGAGCTACCTGCCCGAAGGCTGCACGACGGGCAGCGCGGCGTGCGTCGATCGCCACATGAGCCGGCAGCCGTGGTCGCTGCTGCTGCAGTGGCGTTGA
- a CDS encoding DUF3297 family protein, with translation MTDEATSKPALPDHLSTDPRSPHHIPAIFEHPIGIRFNGKDRLDVEEYCISEGWIKVPAGRTLDRKGYPLLIKLKGAVEVYYRD, from the coding sequence ATGACCGACGAAGCCACCTCCAAGCCCGCATTGCCCGATCACCTGTCGACCGATCCGCGCAGTCCGCACCACATTCCCGCCATTTTCGAGCACCCCATCGGCATCCGCTTCAACGGCAAGGACCGCCTGGACGTCGAGGAATACTGCATCAGCGAAGGCTGGATCAAGGTGCCCGCCGGCCGCACCCTGGACCGCAAGGGCTATCCGCTGCTGATCAAGCTCAAGGGCGCTGTCGAGGTGTACTACCGCGACTGA
- a CDS encoding ribonuclease HI family protein, translating to MTVAAPERLLPWVVHCDGSAMPNPGRMGIGVVITQPDGTRHTFSQATHTTGCNNEAELRALTLALRELQARGATAVQAYSDNSTLVEQLSGGADVRPIVRMAPLFDEARALLQGFDEAHVQWIPRHRNAEADALARAALGFGPKPPPKAWKKRR from the coding sequence ATGACTGTTGCCGCGCCGGAGCGCCTTCTTCCGTGGGTCGTCCACTGCGACGGCAGCGCCATGCCGAACCCCGGTCGCATGGGCATTGGCGTCGTCATCACGCAGCCCGACGGCACGCGCCACACCTTCTCGCAGGCCACGCACACCACGGGCTGCAACAACGAGGCCGAACTGCGGGCGCTCACGCTTGCGCTGCGCGAGTTGCAGGCACGCGGCGCCACGGCCGTGCAGGCCTACAGCGACAACAGCACGCTGGTCGAGCAGTTGAGTGGCGGTGCCGATGTGCGGCCCATCGTGCGCATGGCGCCGCTGTTCGACGAGGCGCGCGCACTGCTGCAGGGCTTCGACGAGGCGCACGTGCAATGGATTCCGCGCCACCGCAATGCCGAGGCCGACGCGCTCGCACGGGCCGCGCTGGGCTTCGGGCCGAAGCCACCGCCCAAGGCGTGGAAGAAGCGCCGCTAG
- a CDS encoding DUF4124 domain-containing protein, producing MRSPPFLFVSLLWLVAAAPAVQAEVVRCTDADGRIVYTDGACPSGTRQSRQLRIDEPPPAPARAPGEEAEPRRPAYAAPSASPPPPAPSGPAIIPRYPVGEAPAVDPGPTYIWGGDPYYGAPRPGYHRPPRPSRDPGPPPGQRPCNLAGIKRNNC from the coding sequence ATGCGCTCGCCCCCTTTCCTTTTCGTTTCTCTGCTCTGGCTCGTCGCGGCCGCACCGGCCGTGCAGGCGGAGGTGGTGCGCTGCACCGATGCCGACGGCCGCATCGTCTACACCGACGGCGCCTGCCCGTCGGGCACCCGGCAGTCGCGGCAGTTGCGGATCGACGAGCCGCCGCCGGCACCGGCGCGCGCGCCCGGCGAAGAGGCCGAGCCTCGCCGACCCGCCTACGCGGCGCCGTCCGCATCGCCGCCGCCGCCCGCGCCTTCGGGCCCGGCGATCATTCCGCGCTACCCGGTGGGCGAGGCGCCTGCGGTCGATCCGGGGCCGACCTACATCTGGGGCGGCGATCCGTACTACGGCGCACCGCGCCCCGGCTATCACCGGCCACCGCGTCCTTCGCGCGACCCCGGTCCACCGCCCGGCCAGCGGCCGTGCAATCTCGCGGGCATCAAGCGCAACAACTGCTGA
- a CDS encoding GFA family protein, which produces MTGTSFYAESLFPMDAVQFNEGELRQYEHRSDGSHKKVFVHFCPSCGTTMGLTFERWPEVRAISRGCYDDPNAVELTSHIWTRSAQSGVALPADVDCFARARATADGVPEVALRYDAPALARQDDGA; this is translated from the coding sequence ATGACCGGCACGTCCTTCTACGCCGAGTCGCTCTTTCCGATGGACGCCGTGCAGTTCAACGAGGGCGAGCTTCGGCAGTACGAACATCGCTCGGACGGCAGCCACAAGAAAGTCTTCGTCCACTTTTGTCCCTCGTGCGGCACGACGATGGGCCTGACCTTCGAACGCTGGCCCGAGGTCCGCGCCATCTCGCGCGGGTGCTACGACGATCCGAACGCGGTCGAACTCACGAGCCACATCTGGACACGTTCTGCGCAAAGCGGCGTGGCCTTGCCGGCCGATGTCGACTGCTTTGCCAGGGCGCGCGCCACGGCCGATGGCGTGCCGGAAGTGGCCTTGAGGTACGACGCACCGGCCCTGGCTCGGCAGGACGACGGGGCCTGA
- a CDS encoding LysR family transcriptional regulator: MNLIWLEDFMALAATGNFSRAAQDRHSSQPAFSRRIRALEEWIGAELFDRRSQPAQLTEAGEWFTGVAQELIARVARVPGDARKVAEASSVTLRIASTHALSFTFLPRWLRSLESNTTLGPVQLMSDVLQRCEALMLQSKVQFVLSHAHSKAQGALDAEPYRSTRIGEDLLIPVSAPDGEGHARHQLARRGDAAVPMLQYSEESGLGRIMRAVIGRRLESVPAQAVFTAHLASVLRTMVLDGRGIAWLPQTLVDDDMNQGRLVAAADHAWEVPLEVRLYRDSELLGKAANAFWNAASGG; encoded by the coding sequence ATGAATCTGATCTGGCTTGAAGACTTCATGGCCCTGGCTGCCACGGGAAACTTTTCGCGCGCCGCGCAGGACCGCCACAGTTCCCAGCCCGCATTCAGCCGGCGCATTCGTGCCCTGGAGGAGTGGATCGGCGCCGAGCTTTTCGACCGGCGTTCGCAACCCGCCCAGCTGACCGAGGCCGGCGAATGGTTCACCGGCGTGGCGCAGGAATTGATCGCCCGCGTCGCGCGGGTGCCGGGCGACGCCAGGAAGGTGGCCGAGGCCAGTTCTGTCACCTTGCGCATCGCGTCCACGCACGCGCTCTCGTTCACTTTTTTACCGCGATGGCTGCGAAGCCTCGAATCGAACACGACGCTCGGGCCGGTGCAGCTGATGTCGGACGTGCTTCAGCGTTGCGAAGCACTGATGCTGCAAAGCAAGGTCCAGTTTGTGCTGAGCCACGCGCACAGCAAGGCGCAAGGGGCGCTGGACGCGGAGCCGTACAGGTCGACCCGCATCGGCGAGGATCTACTGATTCCGGTGTCGGCGCCGGACGGGGAGGGCCACGCGCGTCATCAGCTCGCGCGGCGGGGCGACGCCGCAGTTCCGATGCTCCAGTACTCGGAAGAATCAGGGCTGGGACGCATCATGCGCGCCGTGATCGGCCGAAGGCTGGAGTCGGTTCCCGCGCAGGCCGTCTTCACGGCGCATCTCGCCTCTGTGCTTCGAACGATGGTGCTGGACGGCAGGGGCATCGCGTGGTTGCCGCAGACGCTGGTGGACGACGATATGAACCAGGGACGGCTGGTTGCCGCGGCGGACCACGCGTGGGAAGTGCCGCTGGAAGTAAGGCTCTATCGCGACAGCGAGCTTTTGGGGAAGGCCGCGAATGCGTTCTGGAACGCCGCGAGCGGTGGGTGA
- a CDS encoding mandelate racemase/muconate lactonizing enzyme family protein codes for MKIVEIREKTIPISSPIRNAYIDFSKMTLSLVAVITDVIQGGKPVVGYGFNSNGRYGQGKLMRERFIPRILEAAPSSLVDDTGDNLDPHKIWNTMFTNEKPGGHGERSVAIGTIDMAVWDAVAKIEGKPLFQLLADRYGDGKPNRKIFVYAAGGYYYPGQDHRKLQDEMRSYIDRGYTVVKKKIGGASLDEDLRRIDSIMEVLQDGQKLCVDANGRFDLETAIAYAKALSQYDLFWYEEPGDPLDFELQAALRNFYKNPMATGEDLFSMQDARNLIRYGGMRPDRDWLQFDCALSYGLVEYLRTLDMLKEHGWSASRCIPHGGHQMSLNIAAGLGLGGNESYPDLFQPFGGFPDGVKVENSHVTLPDLPGIGFEGKADLYREMQALSA; via the coding sequence ATGAAGATCGTCGAAATCCGCGAGAAAACCATTCCCATCAGTTCGCCCATCCGCAACGCCTACATCGACTTTAGCAAGATGACGCTGAGCCTTGTCGCGGTGATCACCGACGTGATCCAGGGCGGCAAGCCGGTGGTCGGCTACGGCTTCAATTCGAACGGCCGCTACGGCCAGGGCAAGCTGATGCGCGAGCGGTTCATTCCGCGCATCCTCGAAGCCGCCCCGTCGTCGCTCGTCGACGACACGGGCGACAACCTCGACCCGCACAAGATCTGGAACACCATGTTCACCAACGAGAAGCCCGGCGGCCATGGTGAACGCTCCGTGGCGATCGGCACCATCGACATGGCGGTGTGGGACGCCGTGGCCAAGATCGAAGGCAAGCCCCTCTTCCAGCTGCTGGCCGACCGCTACGGCGACGGCAAGCCGAATCGCAAGATTTTTGTCTACGCGGCGGGCGGTTACTACTACCCCGGGCAGGACCACCGGAAGCTGCAGGACGAGATGCGCAGCTACATCGACCGCGGCTACACGGTCGTCAAGAAGAAGATCGGCGGTGCCTCGCTCGACGAAGACCTTCGCCGCATCGACTCGATCATGGAAGTGCTGCAGGACGGCCAGAAACTGTGCGTGGACGCGAACGGGCGCTTCGACCTGGAGACCGCCATCGCCTACGCCAAGGCGCTGTCGCAATACGACCTGTTCTGGTACGAGGAGCCGGGCGACCCGCTTGACTTCGAACTCCAGGCGGCGCTGCGCAACTTCTACAAGAACCCGATGGCCACGGGCGAAGATCTTTTCTCGATGCAGGATGCGCGCAACCTCATCCGCTACGGCGGCATGCGCCCCGACCGCGACTGGCTGCAGTTCGATTGCGCGCTGAGCTACGGCCTCGTGGAATACCTGCGCACGCTCGACATGCTCAAGGAGCACGGCTGGTCCGCCAGCCGCTGCATTCCCCATGGCGGCCACCAGATGTCATTGAACATCGCCGCGGGGCTCGGGCTAGGCGGCAACGAGTCCTACCCCGACCTGTTCCAGCCGTTCGGCGGTTTCCCCGATGGCGTGAAGGTGGAGAACAGCCATGTGACGCTGCCCGACCTGCCCGGCATCGGCTTCGAAGGCAAGGCCGACCTGTACCGCGAGATGCAGGCGCTGTCGGCCTGA
- a CDS encoding tripartite tricarboxylate transporter substrate-binding protein codes for MTRYRFHLWRCGAGLAALGFASLACAEFPDKPVTLVVPFSAGGPSDKIARDLAEALRKPLGQTVIIENAAGAGGTVGSAKVARAAPDGYTLLVHHIGMATAPALYRKLSYKVPDDFETLGVINEAPSVLIGKPSLAAGNFAELRQWIASNGGKVNLANAGLGSASHLCGLMLQGALKTSMTPVPYKGTAPAMTDLIGGQVDVMCEQATNAVPQIEGRKVKVYGITSLQRLPLAALKDTPTLSEAGLKDFNVQVWHGVYAPRGTPAAVLAKLNAALRTALKDPDLIKREEALGLAVVSDDRLDPAGHRKYLEAEKARWSKVIKDAGEYAD; via the coding sequence ATGACGCGATACAGATTCCACCTTTGGCGCTGCGGCGCCGGCCTCGCCGCGCTCGGATTCGCTTCGCTGGCATGCGCCGAATTTCCGGACAAACCCGTCACGCTGGTCGTGCCCTTTTCTGCCGGCGGTCCCAGCGACAAGATCGCCCGGGACCTGGCCGAGGCGCTTCGCAAGCCGCTGGGCCAGACCGTCATCATCGAAAACGCCGCCGGCGCGGGCGGCACGGTGGGCTCGGCCAAAGTGGCGCGCGCCGCACCGGACGGCTACACGCTGCTGGTGCATCACATCGGCATGGCCACCGCGCCGGCCCTGTACCGCAAGCTCAGCTATAAGGTGCCGGACGATTTCGAAACCCTGGGTGTCATCAACGAAGCGCCTTCGGTGCTGATCGGCAAGCCGAGCCTCGCTGCCGGCAACTTCGCCGAGCTGCGCCAGTGGATCGCGTCGAACGGCGGCAAGGTGAACCTCGCCAACGCCGGGCTCGGTTCCGCGTCGCACCTGTGCGGCCTGATGCTCCAGGGCGCGCTGAAGACGAGCATGACGCCCGTGCCCTACAAAGGCACCGCGCCGGCAATGACCGACCTCATCGGCGGCCAGGTCGACGTGATGTGCGAACAGGCGACCAACGCGGTGCCGCAGATCGAAGGCAGGAAGGTCAAGGTCTACGGCATCACCAGCTTGCAGCGGCTACCGCTCGCCGCGCTGAAGGACACGCCGACCTTGTCGGAAGCCGGACTGAAGGACTTCAACGTCCAGGTCTGGCACGGCGTGTACGCGCCGCGCGGCACGCCTGCCGCGGTGCTCGCCAAGCTCAACGCCGCACTGCGCACCGCGTTGAAAGACCCGGACCTGATCAAGCGGGAAGAGGCGCTCGGCCTCGCCGTCGTCAGTGACGACCGGCTCGACCCTGCCGGCCACAGGAAATACCTTGAAGCCGAAAAGGCCCGGTGGTCGAAGGTGATCAAGGACGCTGGCGAATACGCCGACTGA
- a CDS encoding DMT family transporter: MRLLRLLSVPQWMPLKAEHMGLLAGLAISGFLGQLAIAEAFRHGKAAAIAPFEYSALAWALVLDWVFWRAAPDAWTLGGGALIVASGLWLARSEAPRSAQKKRPVPER, translated from the coding sequence ATGCGCCTTCTTCGCCTGCTGTCGGTGCCGCAATGGATGCCCTTGAAGGCCGAGCACATGGGGTTGCTCGCCGGGCTGGCCATCAGCGGCTTTCTGGGCCAGCTGGCGATTGCCGAGGCTTTCCGCCACGGGAAGGCCGCTGCCATCGCGCCCTTCGAATACAGCGCCCTCGCGTGGGCGCTGGTGCTGGACTGGGTGTTCTGGCGGGCCGCGCCCGATGCATGGACGCTGGGCGGCGGCGCGTTGATCGTGGCGAGCGGACTGTGGCTGGCGCGCAGCGAGGCGCCGAGGTCCGCGCAGAAGAAGCGGCCCGTGCCTGAACGCTGA
- a CDS encoding ABC transporter substrate-binding protein yields the protein MCSSAENHWICDICAAGKRNSTNEWSLRWRSQKERSQGASLHNSELGAQLAQRLIENDKLSVITGVTFSDVMMAIAKPMARAGVLFVGSNAGPAPIAGKQCNNKFVFASYQDEYQAGIVGRYAVDKGYWKTLFVAPDNASGKDQLRGFKRYYSGEVVSEIYVKPEQTDYAAALAQIKRVAPDAVVAFLPGDMGVNFIQQMNRSGLLSKLPLLTVGTVDGTTLPLLKDAALHVLTGAVWGPDLPSPTSKAFVAAFEKKHGRIPSQYAAQGFDAALLIDRALKETKGSVADRGALRNALNEADFSSVRSGFKFLRNGFPVQDGHVFVVAKDAQGRTSLKRIATPLEANPDGYWNECR from the coding sequence ATGTGTTCGTCGGCCGAGAACCACTGGATTTGTGATATCTGCGCTGCTGGCAAACGGAATTCGACCAACGAGTGGTCGCTAAGGTGGAGGAGTCAAAAAGAGAGGTCCCAAGGGGCCTCTTTACACAACTCCGAACTCGGAGCGCAACTCGCGCAGCGCCTCATCGAGAACGACAAGCTCAGCGTCATCACCGGCGTGACTTTCTCCGACGTGATGATGGCCATCGCCAAACCGATGGCCAGGGCGGGCGTGCTGTTCGTCGGCTCGAATGCCGGCCCTGCTCCGATCGCCGGAAAGCAGTGCAACAACAAATTCGTCTTCGCCTCGTACCAGGACGAGTACCAGGCCGGGATCGTGGGGCGGTACGCGGTCGACAAGGGCTACTGGAAGACGCTGTTCGTGGCGCCCGACAACGCGTCGGGCAAGGACCAGCTGCGGGGCTTCAAGCGCTACTACTCGGGCGAGGTGGTCAGCGAAATCTACGTCAAACCCGAGCAGACCGACTACGCGGCAGCGCTGGCGCAGATCAAGCGCGTCGCGCCCGACGCGGTGGTCGCCTTCCTGCCGGGCGACATGGGCGTGAACTTCATCCAGCAGATGAACCGCTCGGGTCTGCTGAGCAAGTTGCCCTTGTTGACGGTCGGCACGGTCGATGGCACGACGCTGCCGCTGCTCAAGGATGCCGCGCTCCATGTGCTGACCGGCGCGGTCTGGGGCCCCGACCTGCCGAGCCCGACGAGCAAGGCGTTCGTTGCCGCTTTTGAAAAGAAGCACGGTCGCATCCCCTCGCAGTACGCCGCGCAAGGTTTCGACGCGGCGCTCCTGATCGACCGTGCGTTGAAGGAGACCAAGGGCTCGGTCGCCGATCGCGGTGCCTTGCGCAACGCACTCAACGAGGCCGACTTTTCGTCGGTGCGCAGTGGCTTCAAGTTCCTGCGCAACGGTTTCCCGGTGCAGGACGGGCACGTCTTCGTTGTCGCGAAGGACGCGCAGGGCCGCACGTCGCTCAAGCGGATCGCCACGCCGCTGGAGGCGAATCCGGACGGGTACTGGAACGAGTGCCGGTAG
- a CDS encoding ParA family protein, with protein sequence MHIVSVINYKGGVGKTTVTANIASELAWRGKKVLLIDTDAQASLTFSFVTPDDWDTNYKAGKTIKSWFDVISQGKEPPPLTDFVITPPAVNGIVRRNGGKIDLICSHLGLINVDLELATLLGGVNMSASKRNYLKVHGQLRQAIAAIAESEDYDIVLIDCPPNFNIVTKNAIVASEQILIPAKPDYLSTLGIDYLQRSVKELVKDFNEFAGPDEDNLKISPQILGVIFTMIQITSGQPISAQRQFISQTKRLGVSTLDNYFRENKTIFGDAPQNLMPVVLNAYSNNTHSDIVNEIEAVVDEFEKLLEEL encoded by the coding sequence ATGCATATCGTCTCGGTCATCAACTACAAAGGCGGCGTCGGCAAGACGACCGTGACTGCCAATATCGCTAGTGAGCTAGCGTGGCGAGGAAAAAAAGTGCTGTTGATTGACACCGATGCGCAGGCCAGTCTGACCTTCTCTTTCGTCACACCCGACGACTGGGATACGAACTACAAGGCTGGTAAAACCATCAAGTCATGGTTCGACGTCATCAGCCAAGGTAAGGAGCCACCACCCCTTACTGACTTCGTCATAACTCCACCTGCTGTTAACGGGATCGTCCGACGCAATGGGGGAAAGATCGACCTGATCTGCTCGCATCTCGGGTTGATCAATGTGGACTTAGAGCTGGCGACACTTTTGGGCGGCGTCAACATGTCAGCTTCGAAGCGAAATTACTTGAAAGTCCACGGGCAACTGCGGCAGGCAATTGCAGCTATCGCAGAAAGCGAGGATTACGACATTGTTTTGATCGACTGCCCGCCAAACTTCAACATCGTCACCAAGAATGCGATTGTTGCAAGCGAGCAAATTCTGATACCGGCAAAACCGGACTATCTGTCCACCTTGGGCATCGACTACCTACAGCGCAGCGTCAAGGAGCTCGTGAAGGACTTCAACGAGTTCGCCGGACCAGACGAGGACAATCTCAAAATATCGCCACAGATTCTCGGCGTTATCTTCACCATGATCCAGATCACAAGCGGGCAGCCGATTTCGGCGCAGCGGCAGTTCATCTCGCAAACGAAGCGGCTAGGAGTTTCTACGCTCGACAACTACTTTCGCGAAAACAAGACCATCTTCGGGGATGCGCCACAGAACCTCATGCCCGTGGTGCTGAATGCTTACTCGAACAATACCCACTCGGATATTGTTAATGAGATTGAAGCAGTGGTTGATGAGTTCGAGAAGCTCTTGGAGGAGCTATGA
- a CDS encoding helix-turn-helix domain-containing protein: MAQGKRISSDIGDDAIQAIKAFGAAAKLARTTAGEGQAVAAARLGVHVQTIARIESGEPGVAIGHVLGMLALYGISTTLQQPAENGERPTGRPG, from the coding sequence ATGGCCCAAGGAAAACGAATTTCTTCCGACATCGGAGACGACGCGATCCAAGCGATCAAGGCGTTCGGTGCTGCCGCCAAGCTGGCGCGCACAACGGCTGGCGAGGGCCAAGCGGTTGCCGCTGCGCGCTTGGGCGTTCATGTCCAGACGATCGCGCGGATCGAATCGGGTGAGCCGGGCGTTGCCATCGGGCACGTGCTCGGCATGCTGGCGCTCTACGGCATCTCGACCACGTTGCAGCAACCGGCGGAGAACGGCGAGCGCCCCACCGGTCGGCCCGGCTAG